In Amia ocellicauda isolate fAmiCal2 chromosome 5, fAmiCal2.hap1, whole genome shotgun sequence, a genomic segment contains:
- the frs3 gene encoding fibroblast growth factor receptor substrate 3 — MGSCWSCLYRDTIPDNHPTKFKVTNVDDEGNELGSGTMELTQTELILHTRKRDAVRWPYLCLRRYGYDSNLFSFESGRRCQTGQGIFAFKCSRAEEIFNLLQELMQCNSINVVEEPVIITHSSHAPELDLPRTPQSPNTPAYTVQGFPNGYPGYPVSADSSHASTRHPSLADEHGHSLLALEDQAHTYVNTASVEGEVRGRHCVHSLPEVRPGPYPESARGGGGHPPIHCCPLEERNPQVYLQPPSGEVKFVLGPTPAQRRLLEREREREVLGPHMHMHHPHHLSLDVGGGGTECEGGRVPPPLPPPHHSAHPYHHHHLRLRGHEEGCQARLTYENINGVGGGRGGEPRRGGGRIKLCPGSVSLSGGSSSSSSGGEGHCHALSLPHSQGYGCERGGGGVGSGHRKTALLNYENLPSLPPVWEYRALQRAEQRHEDEDEEDDEPDDEEDEDEDEEDDEYSEDPGTPNGYHQDGGVARNYVNTGRVQQGMRRPACPPRRQHRADCHVGGGNGVFSFDFRRGGSQGGGREQRQLNYIQVDLDGEVERGMGGGASQHQQPCGPPPPRRSEFYAVIDLKKTAAMSSLQRALPRDDGTSRKTRHNSTDLPL, encoded by the exons GAGCTGTCTGTACAGAGACACCATCCCAGACAACCACCCAACCAAGTTCAAG GTGACCAATGTGGACGACGAGGGCAACGAGCTGGGCTCCGGCACCATGGAGCTCACACAGACCGAGCTCATCCTGCACACGCGCAAGCGCGACGCCGTGCGGTGGCCCTACCTCTGCCTGCGGCGCTACGGCTACGACTCCAACCTGTTCTCCTTCGAGAGCGGACGGCGCTGCCAGACTGGACAGG GGATCTTTGCCTTCAAGTGCTCTCGTGCCGAGGAGATCTTCAACCTGCTGCAGGAGCTCATGCAGTGCAACAGCATCAACGTGGTGGAGGAGCCGGTCATCATCACGCACAGCAGCCACGCCCCTGAGCTCGACCTCCCACGGACCCCCCAGTCCCCCAACA CTCCAGCCTACACCGTGCAGGGATTCCCCAATGGATACCCAGGGTACCCGGTCAGTGCAGACTCGTCCCACGCCTCCACGCGCCACCCATCGCTGGCTGACGAGCATGGGCACAGCCTGCTGGCGTTGGAGGACCAG gccCACACCTATGTGAACACCGCCAGTGTGGAGGGGGAGGTCCGGGGCCGGCACTGCGTCCACTCCCTGCCCGAGGTGCGGCCCGGCCCCTACCCTGAGAGCGCccgagggggtggggggcaccCCCCCATCCACTGCTGCCCCCTGGAAGAGCGCAACCCCCAGGTGTACCTGCAGCCGCCCTCGGGGGAGGTGAAGTTCGTGCTGGGCCCCACGCCCGCCCAGCGGCGGCTGCtggagagggagcgagagagggaggtgcTGGGGccgcacatgcacatgcaccaCCCCCACCACCTGTCCCTGGACGTGGGGGGGGGTGGCACGGAGTGTGAGGGAGGAAGGGTCCCCCCGCCTCTGCCCCCACCCCACCACAGCGCGCAcccctaccaccaccaccacctgcgGCTGCGCGGCCACGAGGAGGGCTGCCAGGCGCGCCTCACCTACGAGAACATCAacggtgtggggggggggcgcGGGGGGGAGCCGCGCCGGGGGGGCGGGCGGATCAAGCTGTGCCCGGGAAGCGTGTCCCTCTCGGGGGGctcgagcagcagcagcagtggggGGGAGGGGCACTGCCATGCCCTGTCTCTGCCCCACAGCCAGGGTTATGGCTGCGAGCGCGGCGGGGGGGGCGTGGGCAGTGGGCACCGCAAGACGGCGCTACTGAACTACGAGAACCTGCCGTCGCTGCCGCCCGTGTGGGAGTACCGCGCCCTGCAGCGCGCCGAGCAGCGGCACGAGGACGAGGATGAGGAGGACGACGAGCCGGACgacgaggaggatgaggacgaggacgaggaggacgaCGAGTATTCCGAGGACCCCGGCACCCCCAACGGCTATCACCAGGACGGGGGCGTGGCACGCAACTACGTCAACACAGGGCGCGTGCAGCAGGGCATGCGCCGGCCAGCCTGCCCCCCCCGCAGGCAGCACCGCGCCGACTGCCACGTGGGGGGGGGCAACGGCGTCTTCAGCTTCGACTTCCGCAGGGGCGGCAGCCAGGGGGGCGGCCGGGAGCAGCGGCAGCTCAACTACATCCAGGTGGATCTGGACGGGGAGGTGGAGCGCGGCATGGGGGGGGGCGCCTCTCAGCATCAGCAGCCCTGCGGCCCCCCGCCTCCCCGCCGCAGCGAGTTCTACGCCGTGATCGACCTGAAGAAGACGGCCGCCATGTCCAGCCTGCAGAGGGCGCTGCCCCGCGACGACGGCACATCCCGCAAGACCCGGCACAACAGCACCGACCTGCCGCTGTga
- the LOC136749073 gene encoding gastricsin-like: MKWLIVTLACFALSEGLVRVPLKRFKSIREQMRAQGKHLPYSDPGLKYQPYSFASSANEPLNNYADMSYYGAISIGTPPQSFQVLFDTGSSNLWVASVYCSSQACTNHPTFDPRQSSTYSSNGQTFSLQYGTGSLTGVFGYDTVYLQGITITNQEVGLSTNEPGTNFVYAQFDGILGLAYPQLSAGGETPVMDTMMQEQLLQYNLFAFYLSSDEQQGSEVTFGGVDQSRYTGEIVWAPVTTELYWQVAIDGFFVNNQQTDWCSQGCQAIVDTGTSLLTCPQQYLGYLQQYIGAQANQNGEYIINCNNLGNMPTLYFTIGGQNFALPPSAYTIVRNQNGYQYCTSGIMGTYLPSQNGQPLWILGDVFLREYYSVYDRQNNRVGFATAA, translated from the exons ATGAAGTGGCTGATCGTGACTCTCGCATGCTTCGCTCTCTCCGAGGGCCTCGTCAG AGTCCCTCTGAAGAGGTTCAAGTCCATACGTGAGCAGATGAGAGCACAGGGGAAGCACCTCCCGTACTCAGACCCCGGACTGAAGTACCAGCCCTACTCCTTCGCCAGCTCTGCCAATGAGCCCCTTAACAACTATGCTGAC ATGTCCTACTATGGAGCCATCAGCATTGGCACCCCGCCCCAGTCCTTCCAAGTCCTGTTTGACACAGGATCCTCCAACCTGTGGGTGGCATCTGTGTACTGCAGCAGCCAGGCCTGCA CGAACCACCCCACTTTTGACCCCCGCCAGTCCTCTACCTACTCCAGCAATGGCCAGACCTTCTCCCTGCAGTACGGCACCGGCAGTCTGACTGGCGTGTTCGGCTACGACACCGTCTAT CTCCAGGGCATTACCATCACCAACCAGGAGGTGGGTCTGAGCACCAACGAGCCGGGCACTAACTTTGTGTATGCTCAGTTTGATGGCATCCTGGGCCTGGCGTACCCCCAGCTGTCAGCTGGCGGCGAGACTCCTGTGATGGACACCATGATGCAGGAGCAGCTGCTGCAGTACAATTTGTTTGCCTTCTACCTCAGCAG TGATGAGCAGCAGGGCAGCGAAGTGACCTTCGGAGGGGTTGACCAGAGCAGATACACCGGCGAGATCGTCTGGGCGCCCGTCACCACTGAGCTGTACTGGCAGGTCGCCATTGACGG ATTCTTCGTAAACAACCAGCAGACCGACTGGTGTAGCCAGGGCTGCCAGGCCATCGTGGACACGGGCACCTCTCTGCTCACCTGCCCTCAGCAGTACCTGGGATACCTGCAGCAGTACATTGGTGCTCAGGCCAATCAGAACGGAGAG TACATTATCAACTGCAACAACCTGGGGAACATGCCCACTCTGTACTTCACCATCGGCGGCCAGAACTTCGCCCTGCCTCCCTCTGCCTACACCATTGTG CGAAACCAGAACGGATACCAGTATTGCACCAGTGGCATCATGGGAACCTACCTGCCCTCTCAGAACGGCCAGCCCCTGTGGATCCTGGGAGATGTGTTCCTGAGGGAGTACTACTCTGTCTATGACCGACAGAACAACAGAGTGGGTTTTGCCACTGCTGCCTAA